A window of Reinekea marina contains these coding sequences:
- the guaD gene encoding guanine deaminase: MRQLILVKPLMLCGNILDFIGNPATMGEQAVRFFERGAVVIIDGKIAALGEESIIAPKYPDVEVKRYDQHLIVPGMIDTHVHFAQTEMIASYGEQLLEWLTEHAFPTEEKFADYEYAHKIANFFLDELVKNGTTTALVFGTVHPESVDAFFDAAKARNLRMIAGKVMMDRNCPEALQDTPEQSYLDSKTLIEKWHGVDRLQYAVTPRFAPTSTPDQLAAASALLQEFPSVYMHTHVSENLNECQWVSELFPEAQDYVGVYEEAGLLNKRSVLAHGIHLSDRELKCMHSHGTSVAHCPTSNLFIGSGLFNLKQMQAHEVEVGLGSDVGAGTSLSLLQTYNEAYKVQQLNGNKLSAFEGLYMATLGGARALDLEGTIGNFNIGCEADIAVLNYNATPIMQTRHAQAKTLHDKLFALMMLADDRAVTDTYIMGKAV; encoded by the coding sequence TTGAGGCAATTGATTTTGGTTAAACCATTAATGCTTTGTGGCAATATTCTAGATTTCATAGGCAATCCCGCCACGATGGGAGAGCAGGCTGTTCGCTTTTTTGAGCGAGGCGCTGTGGTTATTATAGACGGTAAGATCGCAGCCTTAGGCGAAGAGTCGATTATTGCCCCTAAATACCCCGATGTAGAGGTTAAACGCTATGATCAGCATTTAATTGTTCCTGGGATGATCGACACTCATGTTCATTTTGCGCAGACTGAAATGATCGCCTCCTATGGTGAGCAATTACTGGAATGGCTCACAGAGCACGCTTTCCCGACTGAAGAAAAGTTTGCCGATTACGAATACGCTCATAAAATCGCCAATTTCTTTTTAGATGAGCTGGTCAAAAATGGAACAACTACTGCTCTCGTGTTTGGGACCGTTCACCCTGAGTCGGTAGATGCATTCTTTGATGCTGCCAAAGCCCGAAACTTACGTATGATTGCGGGTAAGGTCATGATGGATCGCAATTGTCCAGAAGCCTTGCAAGATACGCCAGAGCAAAGCTATTTAGACAGTAAAACCTTGATTGAAAAATGGCATGGCGTTGATCGATTACAATACGCTGTCACTCCGCGCTTCGCTCCAACTTCTACGCCCGATCAACTTGCCGCTGCCAGCGCTTTGTTGCAGGAATTCCCTTCGGTTTATATGCATACTCATGTGTCTGAAAACTTAAATGAATGCCAGTGGGTGTCGGAGCTGTTTCCCGAGGCGCAAGATTATGTCGGCGTATATGAAGAGGCGGGGCTGCTCAACAAACGCAGTGTTTTAGCGCATGGCATTCACTTAAGTGATCGAGAGTTGAAGTGCATGCATAGCCATGGCACCTCGGTTGCACATTGCCCAACATCAAATCTATTTATCGGCTCAGGTTTGTTCAATCTAAAGCAAATGCAGGCACATGAAGTTGAAGTCGGTTTAGGGTCCGATGTAGGCGCGGGCACGAGTTTATCGCTTCTACAAACCTACAATGAAGCTTATAAAGTACAACAGTTAAATGGCAATAAATTATCGGCGTTTGAAGGGCTCTATATGGCCACTTTAGGCGGAGCCCGTGCATTGGACTTAGAAGGGACGATAGGTAACTTTAATATCGGTTGTGAGGCCGATATAGCTGTACTGAATTATAACGCAACGCCAATAATGCAAACGCGCCATGCACAAGCTAAAACATTGCACGACAAATTGTTTGCCTTGATGATGTTAGCCGATGATAGAGCCGTGACCGACACCTATATTATGGGCAAAGCGGTTTAA